A region from the Brachyspira hampsonii genome encodes:
- a CDS encoding DUF6320 domain-containing protein codes for MSYCNNCRLKIKTNRNICPLCLKELNNNDNMIINEEYHSYEWFYKMQKKINSKKIVLLSSLTMIIILIIVNISTNSKYNWAVISVISILCAYFTFICFTANTLYLRQKLIIEFFILMPLVIVVDIFTGFHKWSFNYVIPFLALGLNIAMFLIAVIDRKYFNEYVSYIVSASFISIMIIILPLFHFVLWSSLSALGGGIIIILAMLILFRIDFISSIIKIFHI; via the coding sequence ATGTCATATTGTAATAACTGCAGATTGAAAATAAAAACTAATAGAAATATATGTCCTTTATGTCTGAAAGAATTAAATAATAATGATAATATGATAATAAATGAAGAATATCATTCTTATGAATGGTTTTATAAAATGCAGAAAAAAATTAATTCTAAAAAAATAGTTTTGCTTTCATCATTAACGATGATAATAATTTTGATAATAGTAAATATTTCAACTAATTCAAAATATAATTGGGCTGTAATATCTGTTATATCCATATTATGTGCATATTTTACATTTATATGTTTTACAGCAAATACTTTATATTTAAGGCAGAAATTGATTATAGAGTTTTTTATACTTATGCCTCTTGTTATTGTGGTAGATATATTTACCGGTTTTCATAAATGGTCATTTAATTATGTTATTCCATTTTTAGCTCTTGGATTAAATATAGCTATGTTTTTAATTGCTGTTATAGATAGAAAATATTTTAATGAATATGTTTCTTATATAGTGTCTGCTTCCTTTATATCAATAATGATTATAATTCTGCCGTTATTTCATTTTGTACTTTGGAGCAGTTTATCGGCATTGGGAGGAGGTATTATAATTATTTTAGCTATGCTTATATTATTTAGAATTGATTTTATTTCATCTATAATAAAAATTTTTCATATATAA
- the ruvC gene encoding crossover junction endodeoxyribonuclease RuvC, which translates to MITLGIDPGFARCGYAFIESKNSAYKIVNSGLIETFQNQEYNQRLSFIYTQLDALIKKYNPSNAAIEELFFSKNTKTAIKVAEARGVIILALTLNNIEFQEYKPKEVKSQITGNGNANKDAMMKMVNLFTGSNIIQDDTADAVAIALAHASRNRIFNSIK; encoded by the coding sequence ATGATAACTTTAGGAATAGACCCGGGATTTGCTAGATGCGGTTATGCTTTTATAGAATCAAAAAATTCGGCATACAAAATAGTGAATTCCGGTCTTATTGAAACCTTTCAAAATCAAGAATATAATCAAAGACTTTCATTTATATATACTCAATTAGATGCTCTTATTAAAAAGTACAATCCAAGCAATGCCGCAATAGAAGAATTATTTTTTTCAAAGAATACTAAAACTGCAATAAAAGTTGCTGAAGCTAGAGGTGTTATTATATTAGCTCTCACTTTAAATAATATTGAATTTCAGGAATACAAACCGAAAGAGGTTAAATCACAAATAACAGGTAATGGCAATGCAAATAAAGATGCTATGATGAAAATGGTTAATCTTTTTACAGGCTCCAATATTATTCAAGATGATACTGCTGATGCTGTAGCTATAGCTTTAGCCCATGCTTCAAGAAATAGAATATTTAATAGTATCAAATAA
- a CDS encoding alcohol acetyltransferase translates to MKHLYKLDNAAKLFVSIKNKKNIPIFRVSAVLNNEEVNPNILQQALDITIKRFPTLSLMIKKGLFWNYFEENHRKLIVAEDKYYPCYNINSKLNNGYLLRVGYYKYRIFTEVYHSLADASSLISFFKSLLYHYFVLSGKNIDDKNDDIFKDTVPITADYDDSFYVHTKNKIKTKKEKKIKNIYLIKGKPLKFYGDNVVHGILSLKRIKEESKKYNTTITSYIISVLVYSIYETRIKNRFDGKNIVMCVPVNLRNIFPSISLKNFFGIANVVIPTDKELTFDDIIIITNKEMKEKVSKEKLQNFIYENTKLENNIFAKFIPLVIKNFAVNLAFELFEDKLKTMTVSNFSNISLPDDMKDYIKHFEAIVYPTINSPLNCGLCSFEDKLSITFNRTVIETDIIKYFFNYISNITEVEIYSNDFGV, encoded by the coding sequence ATGAAACATCTTTATAAATTAGATAATGCAGCTAAACTTTTTGTTTCTATAAAGAATAAAAAAAATATACCAATATTTAGAGTCTCAGCGGTTCTTAATAATGAAGAAGTTAATCCTAATATACTTCAGCAGGCATTGGATATCACTATAAAAAGATTTCCGACTCTTTCGCTTATGATAAAAAAGGGTCTGTTTTGGAATTACTTTGAAGAAAATCATAGAAAATTAATTGTAGCAGAAGATAAATATTATCCTTGCTATAATATAAACAGTAAATTAAATAATGGCTATCTTTTAAGAGTGGGATATTATAAATACAGAATATTTACAGAAGTTTATCATTCTCTTGCAGATGCTTCGTCTTTAATAAGTTTTTTTAAATCTTTGCTGTATCATTATTTTGTTTTATCAGGAAAAAATATTGATGACAAGAATGATGATATATTTAAAGATACTGTTCCGATTACAGCCGACTATGATGACAGCTTTTATGTTCATACAAAAAATAAAATAAAAACTAAAAAAGAAAAAAAAATAAAAAATATTTATTTGATTAAGGGAAAGCCTTTAAAATTTTATGGTGATAATGTTGTGCATGGCATATTAAGTTTGAAAAGGATAAAGGAAGAGAGCAAAAAATATAATACCACAATTACATCTTATATAATATCAGTTTTGGTTTATTCTATTTATGAAACTAGAATAAAAAACAGATTTGATGGAAAAAATATAGTTATGTGCGTGCCTGTTAATTTGAGGAATATATTTCCTTCAATATCGTTAAAAAATTTCTTCGGTATTGCTAATGTAGTTATTCCTACAGATAAAGAATTAACTTTTGATGATATTATAATAATAACAAATAAAGAGATGAAAGAAAAAGTTAGTAAGGAAAAGCTTCAGAATTTTATATATGAAAATACAAAATTAGAAAATAATATATTTGCGAAATTTATACCATTAGTTATTAAAAACTTTGCAGTTAATTTAGCCTTTGAACTTTTTGAAGATAAATTGAAAACTATGACAGTATCCAATTTCAGTAATATATCATTGCCTGATGATATGAAAGATTATATAAAACATTTTGAAGCAATTGTATATCCTACAATAAACAGTCCTTTAAATTGCGGTTTATGCAGTTTTGAAGATAAATTGTCAATTACATTCAATAGAACTGTGATAGAAACAGATATAATAAAATATTTTTTTAATTATATATCCAATATTACAGAAGTTGAAATTTATTCTAATGATTTTGGGGTGTAA
- a CDS encoding YebC/PmpR family DNA-binding transcriptional regulator: MSGHSKWASIKHKKAANDSKKGKIWSKIAKEITIAVKEGGSPDPDQNARLRMVIVKAKGTNMPNDNIDRAIKRGAGAGEGANIEEMSYEGYAPGGVAIIVDVATDNKNRTAAEIRSIFSKNGGNLAENGAVSWQFKKKAVVIIPAAGNTEESLMDIVLDAGAEDIEQDEEVFTITGPMEALSSIVDALKAKGIEPESAEIVRVADNTMTIAESDAKKVMKIIGLFEDHDDVSAVATNLEITDNLIEE; the protein is encoded by the coding sequence ATGTCAGGACACTCCAAGTGGGCTAGTATTAAACATAAAAAAGCCGCAAATGATTCAAAAAAAGGTAAAATTTGGTCAAAAATAGCAAAAGAAATCACAATCGCAGTAAAAGAAGGCGGAAGCCCAGATCCAGATCAGAATGCTAGATTAAGAATGGTTATAGTTAAAGCTAAAGGTACTAACATGCCTAATGATAATATAGACAGAGCCATAAAAAGAGGAGCTGGTGCAGGCGAAGGTGCTAATATCGAAGAAATGTCTTATGAAGGTTATGCTCCGGGCGGAGTTGCTATCATAGTAGATGTTGCTACAGATAACAAAAACAGAACAGCTGCTGAAATAAGATCTATATTCAGCAAAAACGGCGGAAACTTAGCAGAAAACGGTGCAGTTTCTTGGCAGTTTAAGAAAAAAGCTGTTGTTATTATACCTGCAGCAGGAAACACTGAAGAGAGCTTAATGGATATAGTGCTTGATGCAGGTGCTGAAGATATAGAACAAGATGAAGAAGTATTTACTATCACTGGTCCTATGGAAGCTTTATCTTCTATAGTTGATGCTCTAAAAGCAAAAGGCATTGAACCTGAAAGTGCTGAAATAGTACGCGTTGCTGATAATACTATGACTATAGCCGAAAGTGATGCTAAAAAAGTTATGAAAATTATAGGACTTTTTGAAGATCATGATGATGTTTCAGCAGTTGCTACTAACTTAGAAATTACTGATAACTTAATTGAAGAATAA
- the cysS gene encoding cysteine--tRNA ligase: MKDIVFYNSLTREKEVFKPINADEVGMYSCGPTVYNYAHIGNFRAYIFSDLLRRVLEDYGYKVKLVMNLTDVDDKTIKNSKENHISLNDYTKKYKEAFFEDIETLGIKKASVNPAATDHIKEMIDIIELLKKNGHTYEADGSVYFKISTFPEYGELANLDKQELLEGASGRVLNDEYDKENASDFVLWKAYTEEDGDVYWDSPFGKGRPGWHIECSAMSCKYLGKHFDIHTGGIDNKFPHHENEIAQNEGAFNEKFVNYWLHCEHLIVDGEKMSKSKGNFYTLRDLLDKGLSPEAIRYSLINSHYRKQLNFTIEGIKQSQSAIDRVNDLIFRLKDISNTESNEVNENLLKELEVSNEKFSDSIYNDLNISEALGILFTLVKTVNTSFSSINVNTRDAVLKFIERVNNIINCFNIGDTDKKEDNEEEINKLIEERTLAKKEKNYQKADEIRNQLLSMGIEIMDTPQGVKWKRK; this comes from the coding sequence ATGAAAGATATAGTATTTTATAATTCACTTACCAGAGAAAAAGAGGTATTTAAACCTATTAATGCTGATGAAGTTGGTATGTATTCATGCGGACCTACAGTATATAATTATGCACATATAGGAAATTTTAGAGCATATATATTCAGCGACTTGCTTAGAAGAGTATTAGAAGATTATGGTTATAAGGTTAAACTTGTAATGAATTTAACTGATGTCGATGACAAAACTATAAAAAATTCTAAAGAGAATCATATATCTCTTAATGATTATACAAAAAAATATAAAGAAGCATTTTTTGAAGATATAGAGACATTAGGAATAAAAAAGGCTTCAGTAAATCCTGCTGCCACTGATCATATAAAAGAGATGATAGATATTATAGAACTGCTCAAAAAAAATGGTCATACTTATGAGGCAGACGGTTCTGTATATTTTAAAATAAGTACTTTTCCAGAATATGGAGAGCTTGCCAATTTAGATAAGCAGGAGCTTCTTGAAGGAGCTTCAGGACGCGTTCTTAATGATGAGTATGATAAAGAAAATGCAAGCGATTTTGTACTTTGGAAAGCATATACTGAAGAAGACGGAGATGTTTATTGGGATTCTCCTTTCGGAAAGGGCAGACCGGGATGGCATATAGAGTGTTCGGCAATGAGCTGTAAATATTTAGGTAAGCATTTTGATATACATACAGGAGGAATTGATAATAAATTCCCTCATCATGAAAATGAAATAGCACAAAATGAGGGTGCATTTAATGAGAAATTTGTAAATTATTGGCTTCACTGCGAGCATTTGATAGTTGATGGTGAGAAAATGTCCAAATCTAAAGGAAATTTTTATACTTTAAGAGATTTGCTTGATAAAGGACTTTCTCCCGAAGCTATAAGATATTCGCTTATAAACTCTCATTACAGAAAGCAGTTAAATTTCACTATAGAAGGAATTAAACAGTCTCAAAGTGCTATTGACAGAGTTAATGATCTTATATTCAGATTGAAAGATATAAGCAATACTGAATCTAATGAAGTTAATGAAAATTTATTAAAAGAGTTAGAGGTTTCTAATGAAAAGTTTTCTGATTCTATTTATAATGATTTAAATATATCCGAGGCACTTGGTATATTATTTACTTTGGTAAAAACTGTAAATACATCTTTTAGCTCTATTAATGTTAATACAAGAGATGCTGTATTAAAATTTATAGAGAGAGTAAACAATATCATAAATTGTTTTAATATAGGCGATACTGATAAAAAAGAAGACAATGAAGAAGAAATTAATAAACTAATAGAAGAGAGAACTCTAGCCAAAAAAGAAAAA
- the jag gene encoding RNA-binding cell elongation regulator Jag/EloR: MLVKEFSGKSEKDAVSKALEELNLTEDQVRIEVIDKGKRTLLGFGEESPTIIRVYYEEISTNLGEFQSIVSNILKYMGVEAEVTAKEESEKRIYINISTEDSGVLIGKKGATLEALQFIISLIASKKFNDDAERHIILDVDGYRERREETLKHIARQAAQQAKKTRRVVALDPMSPYERRIIHLELQNDNEVETKSDGEPPYRSVKVYSKRKGGYNNKRYNDRGGYNKPYYRNR, translated from the coding sequence ATGTTAGTAAAAGAGTTTAGCGGTAAATCAGAAAAAGATGCCGTTAGTAAGGCATTAGAGGAACTTAATCTTACAGAAGATCAGGTTAGAATTGAGGTAATAGATAAGGGTAAACGAACATTGTTAGGTTTTGGAGAAGAATCTCCTACTATTATAAGAGTTTATTATGAGGAAATTTCTACGAATTTGGGTGAATTTCAATCTATAGTATCTAATATATTAAAGTATATGGGAGTTGAAGCTGAAGTTACTGCTAAAGAAGAGAGCGAAAAAAGAATTTATATTAATATTTCTACGGAGGATTCTGGAGTTTTAATAGGCAAAAAAGGTGCTACATTAGAGGCTTTACAGTTCATTATCTCATTGATAGCTTCTAAGAAATTTAATGATGATGCTGAAAGACATATTATATTAGATGTTGATGGATACAGAGAAAGACGAGAAGAAACACTAAAACATATAGCTCGTCAGGCTGCTCAGCAGGCTAAAAAGACTAGAAGGGTCGTAGCTTTGGATCCTATGTCGCCTTATGAAAGAAGAATTATACACTTAGAATTACAAAATGATAATGAGGTTGAAACTAAGAGTGATGGTGAGCCGCCATACAGAAGTGTTAAAGTATATTCAAAAAGAAAAGGCGGTTATAATAATAAGAGATATAATGACAGAGGCGGTTATAATAAACCATATTACAGAAACAGATAA
- the pfkB gene encoding 1-phosphofructokinase, which translates to MIYTLTLNPAVDYYMDMNKFEEGELNKVNNSYTLAGGKGINVSKVLKNFGIESSALGFCGGFTGDYIKADLNKYGIKDNFISLAEDTRINVKIKTEKKETEIMGKSPKILQENIDQMLNIIDNNIQDNDILVLSGSVPSSVKEDIYKDIIQKTKSKNNVKVILDSRENAFKIAVKENVFLTKPNRKELSEYFGKDIKTVYDIITYAKKLVEDGSENVIVSLGKEGSALVNKDGSYIGNAPEGNLVSSVGAGDAMVAGIVYGISQNLNILDSYRYAIASGTATAFSEGLTTFENMNNLLDKVEIKEINLK; encoded by the coding sequence ATGATTTATACTTTAACACTAAATCCTGCAGTAGATTATTATATGGATATGAATAAATTTGAAGAAGGAGAATTAAATAAAGTAAATAATTCATACACTTTAGCAGGTGGAAAAGGGATAAATGTTTCTAAAGTATTAAAAAATTTTGGAATAGAATCTTCTGCTTTAGGATTTTGCGGAGGCTTTACAGGTGATTATATAAAAGCAGATTTAAATAAATATGGAATAAAAGATAATTTTATTTCTCTTGCCGAAGATACTAGAATCAATGTGAAAATAAAAACAGAAAAAAAAGAAACTGAAATAATGGGTAAATCTCCTAAAATATTGCAGGAGAATATAGATCAGATGCTGAATATTATAGATAATAATATTCAGGATAATGATATATTAGTTCTTTCCGGAAGTGTGCCTAGTTCTGTTAAAGAAGATATTTACAAAGACATTATACAAAAAACAAAATCAAAAAATAATGTAAAAGTAATATTGGATTCAAGAGAGAATGCTTTTAAAATAGCGGTGAAGGAAAATGTTTTTCTTACGAAACCAAATAGAAAAGAATTATCTGAATATTTTGGAAAGGATATAAAAACTGTATATGATATCATAACTTATGCCAAGAAATTAGTAGAAGACGGAAGTGAAAATGTTATAGTATCATTAGGTAAAGAGGGTTCTGCTTTAGTTAATAAAGACGGCTCTTATATAGGAAATGCTCCCGAAGGAAATCTTGTAAGTTCTGTTGGGGCAGGAGATGCTATGGTAGCTGGTATTGTATATGGTATAAGTCAAAATTTAAATATACTTGATTCGTATAGATATGCTATAGCTTCAGGAACTGCTACTGCTTTTAGCGAGGGGCTTACTACATTTGAAAATATGAATAATTTATTGGATAAAGTTGAAATAAAAGAGATTAATTTAAAATAA
- the galE gene encoding UDP-glucose 4-epimerase GalE, giving the protein MAVLVCGGAGYIGSHVVNELLKQNIETVIIDSLEYGHKDAIKDCKNFYHGNIGDSDLLDKIFKSHDIDSVMHLCAYIEVGESVQNPAKYYYNNVSNSINLLNAMLKAKVKNFIFSSTAAVYGEPEKIPLEEDCRKEPTNPYGDSKLALEKILSWYSKAYDFNYVALRYFNASGAHPDGHIGEDHKPESHLIPLILQVPLGKRDSIKIFGDDYPTPDGTCLRDYIHVCDLALAHIAAMNYLKNGGKSVSCNLGNGNGFSVKEVIEVARKVTGHPIPAEVCPRRAGDSSELIASSKRAKEVLGWTPTIDSLETIVQTAWNWHKNHPNGYNDR; this is encoded by the coding sequence ATGGCTGTTTTAGTATGCGGAGGAGCCGGATATATAGGCTCACATGTAGTTAATGAACTTTTAAAGCAGAATATCGAAACTGTTATAATAGATTCATTAGAATATGGACATAAAGATGCTATTAAAGACTGCAAAAATTTTTATCATGGCAATATAGGAGATAGTGATTTACTTGATAAAATTTTTAAAAGTCATGATATAGATTCTGTTATGCATTTATGTGCCTATATAGAAGTTGGTGAAAGTGTACAAAATCCTGCAAAATATTATTATAATAATGTATCTAATTCAATTAATCTTCTTAATGCTATGCTTAAAGCAAAAGTAAAGAATTTTATATTTTCTTCTACAGCTGCTGTTTACGGAGAGCCTGAAAAAATACCTTTAGAAGAGGACTGCCGAAAAGAACCTACAAATCCATACGGCGATAGTAAATTGGCATTAGAAAAGATACTCTCTTGGTATAGTAAAGCCTATGATTTTAACTATGTAGCTTTAAGATATTTTAATGCTTCAGGTGCTCACCCAGACGGACATATTGGAGAAGACCATAAACCTGAATCACATTTAATACCATTAATACTTCAAGTACCGCTTGGAAAAAGAGATTCAATAAAAATATTCGGAGATGATTATCCTACTCCAGACGGAACATGTTTGAGAGATTATATACATGTATGTGATTTAGCTTTGGCACATATTGCTGCTATGAATTACTTAAAGAACGGCGGTAAAAGTGTTTCATGCAATTTAGGTAATGGAAATGGATTCAGTGTAAAAGAAGTTATTGAAGTAGCTAGAAAAGTAACAGGACATCCTATACCTGCAGAAGTTTGTCCTAGAAGAGCAGGAGATTCATCAGAACTTATAGCAAGCAGTAAAAGAGCAAAAGAAGTTTTAGGATGGACACCTACTATAGACTCATTGGAAACTATAGTACAAACTGCTTGGAATTGGCATAAGAATCACCCTAATGGATATAATGACAGATAA
- a CDS encoding alpha/beta hydrolase, which yields MEDKKNAEKEQIKLEKEKDKLEIKNKKIEEKIRRKNLLGEYLSYPSMALNFIRSDKRIKPEKYQFDKDKAQYILYFSPQLKENESPKKQVIVYLYGGGWREGNANLYRFVGRRFAKEKFYTILLGYRLSKKYKYPAQIEDVFSGFNKALEVLKNKNIDYSDIVVIGSSAGAHLGALLVYYKEMHKKYNVDSNIFKGYVSLGGPTDLNVCTNDIITPMLNQLFEESYNREEANPYNHIDGSEKTKVLCVHSELDPICDVKNSINFSNKVNSFHNGLADCIVFDNKNIYHNNLVNGIFFEAMDSEHILDKVFKWIERIDS from the coding sequence ATGGAAGATAAAAAAAATGCTGAAAAAGAGCAGATAAAACTTGAGAAAGAAAAAGATAAGTTAGAGATAAAGAATAAAAAAATAGAAGAAAAGATAAGAAGAAAAAATTTACTTGGAGAATATTTAAGTTATCCAAGTATGGCTTTAAATTTCATAAGGTCTGACAAGAGAATAAAACCTGAAAAGTATCAATTTGATAAGGATAAAGCACAATATATATTATATTTTTCTCCTCAATTAAAAGAAAATGAAAGCCCTAAGAAGCAGGTTATAGTTTATCTTTATGGAGGCGGCTGGAGAGAGGGTAATGCCAATTTATACAGATTCGTAGGAAGAAGATTTGCAAAAGAAAAATTTTATACTATTTTGCTTGGGTACAGACTTAGTAAAAAATATAAATATCCAGCTCAAATAGAAGATGTATTTTCAGGGTTTAATAAGGCATTAGAAGTTTTAAAAAATAAAAATATTGATTATTCTGATATTGTAGTAATAGGTTCATCAGCCGGTGCACATTTAGGAGCTTTGCTTGTATATTATAAAGAAATGCATAAAAAGTATAATGTAGATTCTAATATTTTTAAAGGTTATGTATCACTTGGCGGTCCTACTGATTTAAATGTATGTACTAATGATATAATTACTCCTATGCTTAATCAATTATTTGAGGAAAGCTATAATAGAGAAGAAGCTAATCCGTATAATCATATAGACGGAAGTGAAAAAACAAAGGTATTATGTGTTCATTCAGAATTGGATCCTATTTGCGATGTTAAGAATTCTATTAATTTTTCTAATAAAGTTAATAGTTTTCATAATGGTTTAGCTGATTGTATTGTATTTGATAATAAAAATATTTATCATAATAATTTAGTTAATGGCATATTCTTTGAAGCTATGGACAGCGAACATATATTAGATAAAGTATTTAAATGGATTGAAAGAATTGATAGTTAA